The Mercenaria mercenaria strain notata chromosome 8, MADL_Memer_1, whole genome shotgun sequence genome has a segment encoding these proteins:
- the LOC123566013 gene encoding alpha-ketoglutarate dehydrogenase component 4-like has translation MTSVGRTLQAVRPHIPLIKFPSRVNGVNAGVAWNMAQSSPQPSSPSMLSNSSRSPVSSSGLETVPSKYRRKPISIEEMEYIERGGPE, from the exons ATGACGAGTGTCGGAAGGACACTGCAG gCTGTTAGGCCACATATTCCCTTGATAAAATTCCCAAGTAGAGTGAATGGAGTAAATGCAG GTGTAGCTTGGAATATGGCACAGTCCAGTCCACAACCTTCAAGTCCATCTATGCTTTCAAATTCTTCAAGATCTCCTGTGTCTAGTTCAGGTTTAGAAACAGTGCCATCTAAATACAGAAGAAAGCCAATCTCAATAGAAGAAATGGAATATATAGAG agaGGAGGTCCAgaataa